The following are from one region of the Erwinia billingiae Eb661 genome:
- the yddG gene encoding aromatic amino acid DMT transporter YddG, with translation MALTPQRATLTGLCAIVLWSTTVGLIRSISESLGATGGAALIYSASALFLCLARGLPRWRNLPPRYLWWGGALFVSYEICLAVSIGLAHNRPQALELGMINYLWPSLTIVFAIPFNQQRFRWWLWPGLALALGGIVWVLKGHSVWTPQLLWHNVMDNPLAYGLAFFAAIAWALYNNVTRRYAEGQSGVTLFFLITAIALWLKFAIGGQPEPMHFSPGVVAEVLFMAASTAIAYSAWNAGIQHGNMTLLATASYFTPVFSALLATLWLQLTPAFSFWQGVVMVTLGSLICWRATR, from the coding sequence ATGGCACTGACACCGCAACGCGCAACCCTGACTGGCCTGTGCGCCATAGTTTTATGGAGCACCACCGTAGGGCTGATCCGCAGCATCTCTGAATCGCTTGGCGCCACCGGCGGCGCAGCATTGATCTACAGCGCCAGCGCGCTGTTCCTGTGTCTCGCTCGCGGCCTGCCCCGCTGGCGCAATCTGCCTCCGCGCTATTTATGGTGGGGCGGCGCGCTGTTTGTCAGCTACGAAATCTGTCTGGCGGTGTCGATCGGTCTGGCCCACAACCGCCCGCAGGCGCTGGAGCTGGGGATGATCAATTACCTGTGGCCCAGCCTGACCATTGTCTTTGCTATCCCGTTTAATCAGCAACGCTTTCGTTGGTGGCTGTGGCCAGGCCTGGCGTTGGCGCTGGGCGGCATCGTCTGGGTACTGAAAGGCCACAGCGTCTGGACGCCACAGCTGTTGTGGCACAACGTGATGGACAACCCGCTGGCCTATGGCCTGGCGTTTTTCGCCGCGATTGCCTGGGCGCTGTATAACAACGTTACCCGTCGTTATGCCGAAGGTCAGAGCGGCGTCACCCTGTTCTTCCTGATCACCGCGATAGCGCTGTGGCTGAAATTCGCCATTGGTGGCCAGCCGGAGCCGATGCATTTCTCCCCCGGCGTGGTGGCTGAAGTGCTGTTTATGGCCGCCTCCACCGCCATCGCTTACTCCGCGTGGAATGCCGGCATTCAGCATGGCAACATGACGCTGCTGGCAACCGCCTCGTACTTTACGCCGGTGTTCTCTGCGTTGCTCGCCACGCTGTGGTTACAGCTCACGCCCGCCTTCAGCTTCTGGCAAGGCGTGGTCATGGTAACGTTGGGTTCGCTGATTTGCTGGCGCGCCACGCGATAA
- the nadE gene encoding ammonia-dependent NAD(+) synthetase produces the protein MALQQEIIEALGVKPTIEVKQEIRTSVDFLKSYLKTYPFIKSLVLGISGGQDSTLTGKLSQTAIAELREETGDSAYQFIAVRLPYGVQADEQDCQDAIDFIKPDRVLTVNIKEAILASEKALRDAGVTLSDFIRGNEKARERMKAQYSIAGMNAGVVVGTDHAAEAVTGFFTKYGDGGTDINPIFRLNKGQGKQLLKELGCPEHLYLKQPTADLEDDRPGLQDEVALGVTYEMIDQYLEGKTIDDAAAKIIEGWYLKTEHKRRPPITVFDDFWKK, from the coding sequence ATGGCTCTGCAACAGGAAATTATCGAAGCGCTGGGCGTTAAGCCCACCATTGAGGTTAAGCAGGAAATTCGCACCAGCGTCGACTTTCTCAAGTCGTATCTGAAAACCTATCCCTTTATCAAGTCTCTGGTACTGGGCATCAGCGGCGGTCAGGACTCCACCCTGACCGGCAAACTCAGTCAAACGGCGATCGCCGAACTGCGTGAAGAAACCGGCGACAGCGCTTACCAGTTTATTGCCGTGCGTTTGCCTTATGGCGTGCAGGCGGACGAGCAGGATTGCCAGGATGCCATCGACTTTATCAAGCCGGACCGCGTGCTGACGGTCAATATCAAAGAAGCGATTCTGGCCAGCGAGAAAGCCCTTCGCGATGCCGGCGTTACGCTGTCGGACTTTATTCGCGGTAACGAAAAGGCCCGCGAGCGCATGAAGGCGCAGTACAGCATTGCCGGGATGAACGCCGGTGTGGTGGTCGGAACGGACCATGCTGCGGAAGCGGTGACCGGCTTCTTCACCAAATACGGTGATGGCGGCACCGATATCAACCCCATCTTCCGTCTGAACAAAGGCCAGGGCAAACAGCTATTAAAAGAACTGGGCTGCCCGGAACATCTCTACCTGAAACAGCCGACCGCCGATCTGGAAGATGACCGTCCAGGCTTGCAGGATGAAGTCGCGCTGGGTGTCACCTATGAGATGATCGACCAGTATCTGGAAGGCAAAACCATTGACGATGCCGCCGCCAAAATCATTGAAGGCTGGTATCTGAAGACCGAGCACAAGCGTCGCCCACCGATTACCGTGTTCGACGACTTCTGGAAGAAATAA
- a CDS encoding L-cystine transporter: MNLPLLANLAAFVALLVILAKTGGANWSLSKKVLVGLVLGVLFGLGLHTIYGSDSPVLKESISWINVVGNGYVQLLQMIVMPLVFASILSAVARLHNASSLGKISVLTIGVLLFTTAISALVGVFVTWLFGLNATGLVQGVQETARLAALQNNYVGKVADLSTPQLLLSFVPKNPFADLTGASPTSIISVVIFAAFLGVAALHLLRDDKPKGERVLAAIDVLQAWVMKLVRLIMKLTPFGVLALMTKVVASSNVNDIIKLGGFVVASYLGLAIMFAVHALLLSVNGVNPRRFFRKVWPVITFAFTSRSSAATIPLSVEAQTRRLGIPESIASFSASFGATIGQNGCAGLYPTMLAVMVAPTVGINPFDPMWIATLVGIVTLSSAGVAGVGGGATFAALIVLPTMGLPVTLVALLISIEPLIDMGRTALNVNGSMTAGTLTSQWLKQTDKTLLNADADNDVELAHR; this comes from the coding sequence ATGAACCTTCCATTACTCGCTAACCTGGCCGCGTTTGTTGCCCTGTTAGTGATCCTCGCCAAAACCGGCGGCGCCAACTGGAGCCTGTCGAAAAAAGTCCTGGTGGGACTGGTGCTCGGCGTACTGTTTGGCCTGGGCCTGCACACTATTTATGGTTCTGACAGCCCGGTGCTGAAAGAGTCGATCAGCTGGATTAACGTTGTCGGCAACGGCTATGTGCAACTGCTGCAAATGATTGTGATGCCGCTGGTCTTCGCCTCGATCCTGAGCGCGGTTGCCCGTCTGCATAATGCCTCGTCGTTGGGCAAAATCAGCGTACTGACCATTGGCGTGCTGCTGTTTACCACCGCCATCTCCGCGTTGGTAGGGGTGTTTGTGACCTGGCTGTTTGGTCTGAATGCCACAGGCCTGGTGCAGGGTGTGCAGGAAACCGCGCGTCTGGCTGCGTTGCAAAATAACTATGTGGGCAAAGTGGCTGACCTCTCCACGCCTCAGCTGCTACTCTCCTTTGTGCCGAAAAACCCGTTTGCTGATTTGACCGGCGCAAGCCCGACCTCAATTATCAGCGTGGTGATCTTTGCCGCCTTCCTCGGTGTTGCTGCTCTGCATCTGCTGCGCGACGACAAACCCAAAGGTGAACGCGTGCTGGCTGCCATTGACGTGCTGCAGGCATGGGTGATGAAGCTGGTGCGTTTGATCATGAAGCTCACCCCATTTGGTGTGCTGGCGCTGATGACCAAAGTGGTTGCCAGCTCCAACGTGAACGACATTATCAAGCTGGGCGGCTTCGTGGTGGCGTCTTATCTCGGTCTGGCGATCATGTTTGCGGTACACGCGCTGCTGCTGTCAGTTAATGGCGTGAATCCACGCCGCTTCTTCCGCAAAGTCTGGCCGGTGATTACCTTCGCCTTCACCAGCCGTTCCAGCGCCGCGACCATTCCGCTGAGCGTTGAAGCACAGACGCGTCGTCTGGGCATCCCGGAATCCATTGCCAGCTTCTCCGCCTCGTTCGGTGCCACCATTGGCCAGAATGGCTGTGCGGGACTCTACCCAACCATGCTGGCGGTAATGGTTGCACCAACCGTTGGCATCAATCCCTTTGATCCAATGTGGATTGCCACGCTGGTCGGCATCGTTACGCTGAGTTCAGCGGGTGTGGCCGGTGTTGGCGGCGGAGCGACCTTCGCGGCGCTGATTGTCCTGCCAACCATGGGCTTGCCGGTGACGCTGGTCGCATTACTGATCTCCATTGAACCGCTGATTGATATGGGCCGCACGGCACTGAACGTCAACGGCTCGATGACCGCCGGTACGCTGACCAGCCAGTGGCTGAAGCAGACCGATAAAACGTTGTTAAATGCCGATGCAGATAACGACGTGGAACTGGCGCACCGTTGA
- a CDS encoding DUF6515 family protein produces the protein MKKVMSALLVVTLLSPALAFAHPGGWGPGPGPDWHGDPGHGWHGGHGPDHLSFLPEAAAAVLIGGLTYYALNGNYYQRQNDNTYVVVQPPIERVSGDMRSLDYNGERFYVQDGHYYRRDIDGRYLEVPRPPGL, from the coding sequence ATGAAAAAGGTGATGAGTGCACTGTTAGTTGTAACGTTGTTGTCGCCTGCGCTGGCCTTTGCCCACCCAGGTGGCTGGGGACCGGGCCCAGGTCCTGACTGGCATGGCGATCCAGGACATGGATGGCACGGTGGCCACGGGCCAGACCACCTCTCTTTCCTGCCAGAAGCGGCAGCTGCGGTGTTAATCGGCGGCCTGACCTATTACGCGTTGAACGGTAACTACTATCAGCGGCAGAACGACAATACCTATGTGGTGGTGCAGCCTCCGATTGAGCGCGTCAGCGGCGATATGCGTTCACTGGATTACAACGGCGAACGTTTTTATGTGCAGGATGGCCACTACTACCGTCGCGACATCGACGGTCGTTATCTCGAAGTGCCTCGCCCGCCGGGCCTGTAA
- the osmE gene encoding osmotically-inducible lipoprotein OsmE, with the protein MNKVTGFIGAAVALAVLSGCSAYDRAESYVTKPVVQDVKKGMTRQQVRDIAGPPSTEITMVHARGTCQSYVLGERDGKIQTYFVSYSDTGRVMNYGFQSCKEYDTDPQAAQ; encoded by the coding sequence ATGAATAAAGTAACGGGATTTATTGGTGCTGCGGTGGCTCTGGCCGTGTTGTCTGGTTGTTCGGCCTATGACCGTGCAGAAAGCTACGTGACCAAACCGGTTGTTCAGGACGTGAAGAAAGGAATGACCCGCCAGCAGGTTCGTGATATTGCCGGTCCTCCTTCTACCGAAATCACCATGGTCCATGCCCGTGGTACTTGCCAGAGCTATGTGCTCGGCGAGCGTGATGGCAAAATCCAGACTTACTTCGTCAGCTACAGTGATACTGGCCGTGTGATGAACTATGGCTTCCAGAGCTGTAAAGAGTACGATACCGATCCGCAAGCGGCTCAGTAA
- a CDS encoding TetR/AcrR family transcriptional regulator, with protein sequence MSTPNEARDARHRQRQDEIIAAGRRCFRRSGFHAASMAQLAAEARLSVGQIYRYFTNKDAIIAEIVKRIIDNRLVYIEETTTSLNLPQLLAWRHALDEDDEALMLEVAAEATRNPAVASMMVEADERMFSHACQNVKKSHPDLDDEHIRACVEVFAVLAEGTSYRRLTPQKASAERLFALYQQFMDHLFKTEEK encoded by the coding sequence ATGAGTACCCCAAATGAAGCCCGCGATGCCCGCCATCGTCAACGCCAGGATGAAATTATCGCCGCCGGACGGCGTTGTTTTCGTCGCTCTGGATTTCATGCTGCCAGTATGGCGCAGCTGGCGGCTGAAGCTCGCCTGAGCGTTGGGCAGATTTATCGTTACTTCACCAATAAAGACGCGATTATTGCTGAGATAGTGAAAAGGATCATCGATAACCGCCTGGTCTATATCGAAGAGACCACCACCTCGCTCAATCTGCCGCAGCTACTGGCATGGCGTCATGCGCTGGATGAGGATGATGAAGCCTTGATGCTGGAAGTCGCCGCCGAAGCGACCCGCAACCCGGCGGTAGCCAGCATGATGGTGGAGGCCGATGAGCGGATGTTCTCTCATGCCTGCCAGAATGTGAAAAAAAGCCATCCCGACCTCGACGATGAGCATATCCGCGCCTGCGTGGAAGTGTTTGCCGTACTGGCCGAAGGTACGTCGTATCGCCGACTGACGCCTCAGAAAGCGTCAGCGGAAAGACTCTTCGCCTTATACCAACAATTTATGGACCACCTTTTTAAGACAGAGGAAAAATGA
- a CDS encoding multidrug effflux MFS transporter, whose translation MTTAHRNRIGYAITLGLLAALGPLCIDLYLPALPSLAKDLQTPTATAQLSLTAGLIGLGLGQLIFGPMSDKFGRIKPLLISLVLLLIASVGCALAQNINQLLLARLCEGLFGAGGAVLSRAIARDMYSGHELTRFFALLMLVNGLAPIAAPVMGGALMAVLDWRGLFMVIAAIAALLFVLAKVKLTETLIPERRSQGSIFSAWAALGSVIKHRPFMGFCLTQGFMMSGMFAYIGASPFVLQQLYGLSPQAFSFCFAANGVGLILASQISARLSPLFGEYRVVKGALTLAFVSSGTLLITGLTGAALPMVLVALFFSVASNGAVGVAAASLAMQSQGHRAGSASAVMGVTMFTLGGIAVPVTGIGGTSVLTMTATIFGCYMLAITLFLLLTQKPKTSD comes from the coding sequence ATGACAACTGCACACCGTAACCGTATTGGCTATGCCATTACGCTTGGACTTCTGGCGGCTCTCGGGCCGCTTTGTATCGATCTTTATCTTCCTGCCCTGCCGTCTCTGGCAAAGGATTTGCAGACGCCAACCGCCACCGCGCAGTTAAGCCTGACCGCCGGCCTGATCGGCCTGGGATTAGGTCAGCTGATCTTTGGCCCGATGAGCGACAAGTTTGGCCGCATCAAGCCGCTGCTAATCTCGCTGGTGCTGCTGCTGATTGCGTCAGTAGGCTGCGCGCTGGCACAGAATATCAACCAGCTGTTGCTGGCGCGTCTGTGTGAAGGGCTGTTCGGTGCCGGTGGCGCAGTGCTGTCGCGCGCCATTGCCCGTGATATGTACAGCGGTCATGAGCTGACGCGCTTCTTTGCCCTGCTGATGCTGGTGAACGGCCTGGCGCCGATTGCCGCGCCGGTGATGGGCGGCGCGTTGATGGCCGTACTGGACTGGCGCGGGCTGTTTATGGTGATTGCCGCCATTGCCGCGCTGCTGTTTGTACTGGCAAAAGTGAAGCTGACCGAAACCTTGATCCCCGAAAGGCGCAGCCAGGGCAGCATTTTCTCGGCCTGGGCCGCGCTGGGCTCGGTGATTAAACACCGTCCCTTTATGGGCTTCTGCCTGACGCAGGGCTTTATGATGTCCGGCATGTTTGCCTATATCGGCGCCTCGCCTTTCGTCCTGCAGCAGCTGTACGGACTGTCGCCTCAGGCCTTCAGTTTCTGCTTTGCGGCCAACGGCGTTGGTCTGATCCTTGCATCTCAAATCAGTGCCCGCCTGAGTCCGCTGTTTGGCGAATATCGCGTGGTTAAAGGTGCCTTAACGCTGGCTTTCGTCTCCTCCGGCACCCTGCTGATTACCGGGCTGACCGGCGCGGCGTTACCGATGGTGCTGGTGGCCCTGTTCTTCAGCGTGGCCAGTAATGGCGCGGTGGGTGTGGCGGCAGCATCACTGGCGATGCAAAGTCAGGGACATCGCGCCGGCAGTGCTTCAGCGGTGATGGGCGTCACCATGTTTACGCTTGGCGGCATCGCTGTGCCGGTCACCGGCATCGGCGGCACCTCGGTGCTGACCATGACGGCGACCATTTTTGGCTGCTATATGCTGGCAATCACACTGTTTTTACTGCTGACCCAAAAACCGAAAACGTCTGATTAA
- the katE gene encoding catalase HPII produces the protein MSKETDNKELSHNAPSTGPDSARPGMDSLAPEDGSHKPLAEPTAPGKQPTAPGSLKAPDTHNAKLDSLETFRKGGENFPLTTNQGTRIADDQNSLRAGTRGPTLLEDFILREKITHFDHERIPERIVHARGSAAHGYFQPYRDMSEITKADFLRDPERITPVFVRFSTVQGGAGSADTVRDIRGWATKFYTDEGVFDLVGNNTPVFFIQDAHKFPDFVHAVKPEPHNEIPQGQSAHDTFWDYVSLQPETLHNVMWAMSDRGIPRSYRTMEGFGIHTFRFINAEGKSTFVRFHWKPVAGKASLLWDEAQKLTGRDPDFHRRDLWEAIEAGDYPEYELGVQLIAEEDEFKFDFDILDATKLIPEELVPVELIGKMVLNRNPDNFFAETEQVAFHPGHIVPGMDFSNDPLLQGRLFSYTDTQISRLGGPNFHEIPINRPVCPYHNFQRQGMHRMDIDTNPANYEPNSINDNWPRETPPSPHRGGFESYQERIEGHKIRERSPSFGEYYSQPRLFWNSQTPVEQQHIVDAFSFELSKVAREYIRERVVDHLVHIDISLANGVAEHLGISLSDEKMHTAPPKDVNGLKKDASLSLYAVPNGTIKGRQVALLMSDGVIAADTLAILMELKQHGVHAKLIAPHMGQVRADDGSDLPIDATFSGLPSLTFDAVIVPDGNIDALLLSGDARYFLLEAYKHLKVIGLSGDARRFKSQFGLADDQQEEGIIEDSKAEGVFMSEFLAAMGAHRIWSRSQKALSVPA, from the coding sequence ATGTCGAAAGAAACCGATAACAAGGAACTGAGTCATAATGCGCCCTCTACCGGCCCCGATTCTGCGCGACCAGGTATGGATTCACTGGCCCCTGAAGATGGTTCACACAAGCCGCTGGCTGAACCCACCGCGCCAGGCAAACAGCCTACGGCACCCGGCAGCCTGAAAGCACCTGATACCCATAACGCCAAGCTTGATTCGCTGGAGACCTTCCGTAAAGGAGGTGAAAACTTCCCGCTGACTACTAATCAGGGCACCCGCATCGCCGACGATCAAAACTCCCTGCGTGCCGGAACCCGTGGCCCAACGCTGCTGGAAGATTTTATCCTGCGCGAGAAAATCACCCATTTTGACCACGAACGGATCCCCGAGCGCATCGTCCACGCCCGTGGCTCGGCGGCTCACGGCTATTTTCAGCCCTACCGGGATATGAGCGAGATCACCAAAGCGGACTTCCTGCGCGACCCGGAGCGGATCACGCCGGTCTTTGTGCGTTTTTCTACCGTGCAGGGCGGTGCGGGATCGGCTGATACGGTAAGAGATATTCGTGGCTGGGCGACAAAGTTCTATACCGATGAAGGCGTGTTTGATTTAGTCGGTAACAACACACCGGTCTTCTTTATTCAGGATGCGCATAAATTCCCTGATTTTGTCCATGCGGTTAAACCTGAGCCCCACAATGAAATTCCACAGGGACAAAGTGCCCACGACACCTTCTGGGATTATGTGTCGCTGCAACCTGAAACCCTGCATAACGTGATGTGGGCGATGTCCGATCGCGGCATTCCCCGCAGCTATCGCACTATGGAAGGGTTTGGTATTCACACCTTCCGCTTTATCAATGCCGAAGGGAAATCCACCTTCGTGCGTTTCCACTGGAAGCCCGTTGCCGGGAAGGCATCGCTACTATGGGACGAGGCGCAAAAGCTGACCGGGCGCGATCCGGACTTCCACCGCCGCGACCTGTGGGAAGCGATTGAAGCGGGCGACTACCCGGAATATGAACTTGGCGTGCAGCTGATCGCCGAGGAGGATGAATTCAAATTCGACTTCGATATCCTTGATGCCACCAAGCTGATCCCGGAGGAGCTGGTGCCGGTGGAGCTGATTGGCAAGATGGTGCTCAACCGAAATCCTGATAACTTCTTTGCCGAAACCGAACAGGTGGCCTTCCATCCCGGCCACATTGTTCCCGGCATGGACTTCTCCAACGATCCGCTGCTGCAGGGCCGGCTGTTCTCCTACACCGATACGCAGATCAGTCGCCTTGGCGGGCCAAACTTCCATGAGATCCCGATAAACCGCCCGGTTTGCCCTTACCACAACTTCCAGCGTCAGGGCATGCACCGGATGGACATTGATACCAACCCGGCGAACTACGAGCCGAATTCAATCAATGATAACTGGCCGCGTGAAACGCCCCCCTCACCGCATCGCGGCGGCTTCGAAAGCTATCAGGAACGGATTGAAGGCCACAAAATCCGCGAGCGCAGCCCCTCATTTGGTGAGTATTACTCGCAGCCTCGCCTGTTCTGGAACAGCCAGACGCCGGTAGAGCAACAGCATATTGTGGATGCCTTCTCGTTTGAGCTCAGCAAGGTCGCGCGTGAATATATTCGCGAGCGGGTAGTGGATCATCTGGTGCATATCGATATTTCGCTGGCAAACGGTGTGGCCGAGCACCTGGGGATCTCCCTTTCCGACGAGAAGATGCACACTGCGCCGCCGAAGGATGTAAACGGGCTAAAAAAGGACGCCAGTCTGAGTCTGTATGCCGTTCCCAATGGCACCATTAAAGGTCGTCAGGTTGCATTGCTCATGAGTGATGGTGTGATTGCGGCGGATACGCTGGCAATCCTGATGGAGCTTAAGCAACACGGGGTTCACGCCAAGCTGATTGCGCCCCATATGGGCCAGGTTCGGGCCGATGATGGCTCAGATTTGCCGATCGATGCCACCTTCAGCGGACTGCCGTCACTGACCTTTGATGCGGTGATCGTGCCAGATGGCAATATTGATGCGCTGCTGCTGAGTGGCGATGCGCGTTACTTTCTGCTGGAAGCCTATAAGCACCTGAAAGTGATCGGCCTGAGTGGCGATGCCCGGCGCTTCAAATCCCAGTTTGGTCTGGCTGACGATCAGCAGGAAGAAGGCATCATTGAAGACAGTAAAGCCGAAGGCGTGTTCATGAGCGAGTTCCTTGCAGCGATGGGCGCGCACCGCATCTGGTCACGCAGTCAAAAAGCGTTGAGCGTGCCGGCTTAA